A single window of Ovis canadensis isolate MfBH-ARS-UI-01 breed Bighorn chromosome 15, ARS-UI_OviCan_v2, whole genome shotgun sequence DNA harbors:
- the LOC138420357 gene encoding olfactory receptor 5W2-like: MKFVKDRRMQRGNCSSFTEFILWGITEKPGVKMILFTMFVIVYLINLLANLGMITLIRMDPQLHTPMYFFLSHLSFCDLCYSTAIGPKMLVDLLTKKRSISFYGCALQFLVFSNFIDCECLLLAVMAYDRYKAVSSPLLYAVSMSSRVCSLLMAGVYLLGMTDTLIHMTLAFRLCFCGSNVINHFFCDLPPLLSLSCSDTRVNELALFIFFGCVELTSVSGVFVSYCYIILAVLKIHSAEGRFKAFSTCTSHLTAVAIFQGTLLFMYFRPSSSYSLDEDKRSSLFYSLVIPMLNPLIYSLRNKDVKQALEKLKL; encoded by the exons ATGAAATTCGTAA aagacagaagaatGCAAAGAGGAAACTGCTCCTCCTTCACTGAGTTCATATTGTGGGGAATCACGGAGAAGCCTGGAGTCAAGATGATCTTATTTACCATGTTTGTTATTGTCTATCTCATTAACCTTCTGGCAAATCTGGGAATGATCACCCTCATTAGGATGGATCCCCAGCTGCACAcacccatgtactttttcctcagcCACCTCTCCTTCTGTGACCTCTGCTATTCCACAGCTATTGGCCCCAAGATGCTGGTGGACCTTTTAACCAAAAAGAGATCAATCTCCTTCTATGGCTGCGCTCTGCAATTTTTGGTCTTCTCTAACTTTATAGACTGTGAGTGTCTCCTGCTGGCAGTGATGGCCTATGACAGGTACAAGGCCGTCAGCAGCCCCTTGCTCTATGCGGTCAGCATGTCCAGCAGGGTGTGCTCCCTGCTCATGGCGGGGGTTTACCTGTTGGGAATGACAGATACTTTGATACACATGACATTAGCATTCCGCTTATGCTTCTGTGGGTCAAATGTGATTAACCACTTTTTTTGTGACTTACCTCCACTTCTCTCCCTTTCATGCTCTGATACACGGGTCAATGAATTggcattattcattttttttggctgtgttgaacTGACCTCCGTTTCAGGAGTCTTTGTCTCTTATTGTTATATCATCCTAGCAGTCTTGAAGATCCACTCTGCCGAAGGGAGGTTCAAAGCTTTCTCCACCTGCACCTCCCACCTAACTGCCGTGGCAATTttccagggaactctgctcttcATGTATTTCAGGCCGAGTTCATCCTACTCTCTCGATGAAGACAAAAGGTCCTCGTTGTTTTACAGCCTCGTGATTCCCATGTTAAACCCTCTGATTTACAGCCTAAGGAACAAGGATGTGAAACAGGCCCTGGAAAAACTGAAActttaa